A genomic region of Candidatus Tanganyikabacteria bacterium contains the following coding sequences:
- the asnB gene encoding asparagine synthase (glutamine-hydrolyzing), whose translation MCGIAGIVELEGGQVPDLRLRLQAMNDLQAHRGPDGEGTWAAGRGNAGLGHRRLAIIDLSTGAQPMTDESGAHVTFNGEIYNYLELRSELGGRFATRSDTEVILKAYRQWGDECVNHFRGMFAFALWDPRRERLLAARDRFGIKPLYYTVVGRTLYLASEIKALLPFVERIETDLDGFKDYLTFQFCLAGKTLFAGIREVPAGHLLVAEKGEVRLSRYWEVYYDLDWEHTERYFAHRLEQLLAESVDLHLRSDVPVGVYVSGGLDSSLIAALACARSPGGMRGFHGRFAAPPGYDESPYAEEVAQANDFPLSVADISADDFRTNLARIIYHLDQPVAGPGSFPQFMVSGLAARSHKVLLGGQGGDEIFGGYARYLIAYFEQCIKGAIDGTMRSGNFVVSYESIIPNLEALQGYKALLQEFWRDGLFEDLDRRYFRLINRAPALGDEIRWDTIRDYQPFETFREVFLANNVQRESYFDQMTHFDFKTLLPALLQVEDRVSMAHGLESRVPMLDHRLVELLATVPSSIKFQGGTLKKLLKDTFGKHLPARVLARKDKMGFPVPISEWFKGELRDFVYDLFSSQVALERALIDNRAVLAKIDKEPKFGRNIWGLLCLEVWQREFHDKAAQFRSAATREKTIA comes from the coding sequence ATGTGCGGAATTGCCGGCATCGTCGAGCTGGAAGGCGGACAGGTACCTGATCTGCGTCTCCGCCTCCAGGCGATGAACGACCTGCAGGCACACCGCGGACCGGACGGCGAGGGAACCTGGGCGGCAGGCCGGGGAAACGCGGGGCTAGGGCACAGGCGCCTGGCCATCATCGACCTGTCCACGGGCGCGCAGCCCATGACCGACGAGTCGGGTGCCCACGTCACGTTCAACGGCGAGATCTACAACTATCTTGAACTGCGCTCGGAACTTGGCGGGCGTTTCGCAACCCGGTCGGACACCGAGGTGATCCTCAAGGCTTACCGCCAATGGGGCGACGAGTGCGTCAACCACTTCCGCGGCATGTTCGCGTTCGCCCTCTGGGACCCGCGGCGCGAGCGCCTGCTCGCGGCTCGCGACCGCTTCGGCATCAAGCCGCTGTACTACACCGTGGTCGGGCGCACGCTCTACCTGGCATCCGAGATCAAGGCATTGCTGCCTTTCGTCGAGCGGATCGAGACCGATCTCGACGGCTTCAAGGACTACTTGACGTTCCAGTTCTGCCTGGCCGGCAAGACCCTGTTCGCCGGCATCCGCGAAGTGCCGGCCGGCCACCTGCTGGTCGCCGAGAAGGGCGAGGTGCGTTTGTCCCGGTACTGGGAGGTCTATTACGACCTCGACTGGGAGCACACCGAGCGCTACTTCGCGCATCGCCTGGAGCAACTGCTGGCCGAGTCGGTGGACCTGCACCTGCGCAGCGACGTACCCGTGGGGGTGTACGTCAGCGGCGGCCTGGATTCGAGCCTGATCGCCGCGCTGGCCTGCGCCCGCTCGCCCGGCGGGATGCGCGGCTTCCACGGACGTTTCGCCGCGCCGCCGGGCTACGACGAATCGCCGTACGCGGAGGAGGTCGCGCAGGCGAACGACTTCCCCTTGTCGGTCGCGGACATCTCGGCCGACGATTTCCGGACGAACCTCGCCCGCATCATCTACCACCTCGATCAGCCGGTGGCGGGCCCGGGATCGTTCCCGCAATTCATGGTCTCGGGACTGGCGGCGCGGAGCCACAAGGTGCTCCTGGGCGGGCAAGGAGGCGACGAGATCTTCGGCGGCTACGCCCGCTACCTGATCGCCTACTTCGAGCAGTGCATCAAGGGCGCGATCGATGGCACGATGCGCTCGGGAAACTTCGTCGTGTCGTACGAGTCGATCATCCCCAACCTCGAGGCGCTCCAGGGCTACAAGGCGCTGCTCCAGGAGTTCTGGCGCGACGGGCTCTTCGAGGATCTCGACCGCCGCTACTTCCGGCTGATCAACCGGGCCCCGGCGCTGGGCGACGAGATTCGCTGGGACACCATCCGCGACTACCAGCCCTTCGAGACCTTCCGCGAGGTCTTCCTGGCCAACAACGTGCAGCGCGAATCATACTTCGACCAGATGACCCACTTCGACTTCAAGACGCTTCTGCCGGCGCTGCTCCAGGTCGAGGATCGGGTGAGCATGGCCCACGGGCTGGAATCCCGGGTGCCGATGCTCGATCATCGGCTCGTGGAGTTGCTCGCGACGGTGCCGTCGAGCATCAAGTTCCAGGGCGGCACGCTCAAGAAACTACTCAAGGACACGTTTGGCAAGCATCTGCCCGCGCGGGTCCTGGCCCGCAAGGACAAGATGGGGTTTCCCGTGCCAATCTCGGAATGGTTCAAGGGAGAGCTTCGCGATTTCGTATACGATCTCTTTTCGTCCCAGGTGGCGCTGGAGCGCGCCCTGATCGACAACCGGGCCGTGCTTGCGAAGATCGACAAGGAGCCGAAATTCGGGCGCAACATCTGGGGCCTCCTCTGCCTCGAAGTCTGGCAGCGCGAGTTCCATGACAAGGCCGCGCAGTTCCGCAGCGCGGCTACCAGGGAGAAGACCATCGCATGA